One part of the Eucalyptus grandis isolate ANBG69807.140 chromosome 10, ASM1654582v1, whole genome shotgun sequence genome encodes these proteins:
- the LOC104422318 gene encoding uncharacterized protein LOC104422318 encodes MKDPDPGAEPVAQNLIKLISNVCFSVFVFSVLIVTVVAITYQPPDPWLESAPALTRLFTQTENATFKNDDSVLKTGEDLPLLAPAVTPTPAPIPIAIAAPPPTEIERAGAATANSTAEAEAEPVPEPSCDEAALLPVNCSDPRVLVAVKRFNARAFRSIVFLGYQTPVNGSKADECDVMWRFRNRREKSWRKYRDFRRFKIGIGEDCTYKVAHPGAWHSGVNARPAKSRRSNATRSGKKPKVPAPSVRDDEINDTIPTLGSNTSFRKGRYLYYSRGADHCKGMNHYLWSFLCGLGEAMYLNRTFVMDLKICLAATYNPSKKDEEGKDFRFYFDFEHLKESASIVEEGEFWRDWKKWDETHKKKVPVKKVGTHKVTPMQLKKDKSTIIWRQFNAPEETENYWYRVCEAQAANYIHRPWQAIWKSKRLMNIVTEISGRMDWDFDVVHVVRGEKAQNKALWPHLDSDTSPEAILAKLREVIHPWRNLYVATNEPFYNYFDKLRSQYKVHLLDDYRELWGNTSEWYNETRLLNNGNPVEFDGYMRVAVDTEVLYRAKTRVETFYNLTKDCKNGINTC; translated from the coding sequence ATGAAAGATCCAGATCCGGGAGCCGAGCCCGTCGCCCAGAACCTCATCAAGCTCATCAGCAATGTCTGCTTCTCCGTCTTCGTCTTCTCCGTCCTGATCGTCACCGTCGTCGCCATCACCTACCAGCCCCCGGACCCGTGGCTCGAGTCCGCCCCCGCCCTCACCAGGCTGTTCACGCAGACCGAGAATGCCACCTTCAAGAACGACGACTCCGTCCTCAAGACCGGCGAGGACTTGCCCCTCCTCGCCCCCGCGGTCACCCCGACTCCCGCGCCGATCCCAATCGCGatcgccgcgccgccgccgacggAGATCGAGAGGGCCGGAGCGGCGACGGCGAATTCGACCGCCGAGGCCGAGGCCGAGCCGGTGCCCGAGCCCTCGTGCGATGAGGCGGCCCTGTTGCCCGTCAACTGTTCGGATCCCCGCGTTCTGGTCGCCGTCAAGAGGTTCAATGCGAGAGCCTTTAGGTCTATCGTGTTCCTGGGTTATCAGACTCCGGTCAACGGTTCGAAAGCCGACGAGTGCGACGTGATGTGGAGGTTCAGGAACAGGAGGGAGAAATCTTGGAGGAAGTACAGGGACTTTAGGAGGTTCAAGATTGGCATTGGAGAGGACTGCACTTACAAGGTGGCGCATCCGGGCGCTTGGCATTCGGGCGTCAATGCGCGGCCGGCGAAGAGCCGCAGATCCAACGCCACTAGGAGCGGCAAGAAACCGAAAGTTCCGGCTCCTTCCGTTAGGGACGACGAGATCAATGACACTATACCGACTCTGGGATCCAATACGAGTTTCAGGAAGGGGAGATACTTGTACTACTCTCGCGGAGCGGATCACTGTAAAGGGATGAATCATTACTTGTGGAGCTTCCTCTGCGGGCTGGGCGAGGCGATGTACCTCAATCGCACTTTCGTGATGGATCTCAAGATCTGCCTGGCGGCCACATACAACCCGAGTAAAAAAGATGAGGAAGGGAAGGATTTCCGGTTCTATTTCGACTTCGAGCATCTCAAGGAGTCGGCGTCGATCGTGGAGGAAGGCGAGTTTTGGAGggattggaagaaatgggacgAGACTCACAAGAAAAAGGTTCCGGTTAAGAAGGTCGGGACTCACAAAGTCACGCCGATGCAGCTCAAGAAAGATAAAAGCACGATCATATGGCGGCAGTTCAATGCTCCGGAGGAGACGGAGAATTACTGGTACAGGGTCTGCGAAGCGCAGGCCGCGAATTACATCCACAGGCCGTGGCAAGCGATCTGGAAGTCGAAGAGACTGATGAACATCGTCACGGAGATCAGCGGAAGAATGGACTGGGATTTCGATGTGGTCCATGTGGTTCGGGGGGAGAAGGCACAAAATAAGGCCCTCTGGCCTCACTTGGATTCCGATACATCCCCCGAAGCTATTCTTGCTAAGCTTCGGGAGGTGATCCATCCGTGGAGAAATCTGTACGTGGCAACGAATGAGCCCTTCTACAACTACTTCGACAAATTGAGGTCTCAATACAAGGTGCATCTGCTGGATGATTATAGGGAGTTGTGGGGCAATACGAGCGAGTGGTACAATGAGACAAGGCTTCTTAACAATGGGAATCCGGTCGAATTCGATGGTTATATGAGGGTGGCGGTGGACACTGAGGTACTATACCGGGCAAAAACGAGAGTCGAAACTTTCTACAATCTAACAAAAGATTGCAAGAATGGAATCAATACATGCTGA